A genomic segment from Corylus avellana chromosome ca5, CavTom2PMs-1.0 encodes:
- the LOC132181738 gene encoding two pore calcium channel protein 1A-like, translated as MEKPLMGGESSGSGVRRRGHYKHSDAIAYGSRYQRAAALIDLAEDGIGLPEQILDQSNFQNAAKLYFIFTRFDIIWSLTYFALIVLNFLEKPLWCTNYSTYSCDDREYFYLGQLPYLTGAETLIYEGITLILLVIHTFFPISYEGYHLYWRNPLNWLKVTCLLILVADILVYALYLSPVAFDYLPLRIAPYIRVVLFMLNFRELRATIFILAGMLGTYLNVLRKK; from the exons ATGGAGAAGCCTCTGATGGGTGGAGAAAGCAGTGGAAGTGGAGTTCGCCGGAGAGGGCACTATAAACACTCTGATGCTATTGCTTATGGTTCGCGTTATCAAAGGGCTGCGGCACTGATTGATCTG GCTGAAGATGGTATTGGTCTACCTGAGCAAATTCTTGATCAATCAAACTTCCAGAATGCTGCAAAGTTATACTTCATATTTACTCGATTTGATATCATCTGGTCCCTCACTTACTTTGCATTGATAGTCCTAAATTTCTTAGAG AAACCTTTGTGGTGTACAAACTATTCTACGTATTCTTGTGACGATAGGGAGTACTTTTATCTTGGGCAGTTGCCCTACTTAACTGGTGCAGAGACTCTCATCTATGAG GGCATAACTCTCATCTTACTTGTGATACATACTTTCTTTCCAATTTCATACGAAGGGTACCATCTCTATTGGAGAAATCCTCTTAATTGGTTAAAG GTGACTTGCCTGTTAATTTTGGTTGCTGATATACTGGTTTATGCTCTATATTTGTCACCAGTGGCCTTTGATTATCTTCCTCTCAGAATTGCCCCATATATCAGAGTTGTGCTTTTCATGCTGAACTTCAG GGAATTACGAGCGACCATCTTCATCCTAGCTGGAATGCTTGGCACATACTTAAATGTCTTG AGAAAGAAATAA